The Helianthus annuus cultivar XRQ/B chromosome 16, HanXRQr2.0-SUNRISE, whole genome shotgun sequence genome includes a window with the following:
- the LOC118488234 gene encoding uncharacterized protein LOC118488234 yields the protein MSGGDGDDTIPLITEQIKDKISKEVGKAFETNLPGFMERLQTVILTTIEERVNELKEDLINERGTVKETRGCSYNKFVAYKPPIYNGEVDPIACQRWGQLRGQAKDWWDNHKKELRVEATRAMTWEGFKEPFLKHHILRAVINKIKEFMHLRQKGGSIDKIMCIFLDKLKFSDELVKIEEKKVYHYHNMLSAECREFMNPSNYKNLTEIINAAREREIELKKQVERGEWRELDTNPSPVKKPKTAESSKKTNTKGGSPRCKINLRSGYHQLRAKEEDVPKTAFRTQYGQYEFLVMSFGLTNAPAAFMDLMNRVCKLMLDKSVIVFIDDILVYSKNEAEQAQHLQEVLETLRREKLYAKFSKCAFWLREVQFLGHVISADGILVDPAKIEAVSK from the exons ATGTCGGGTGGAGACGGTGATGACACGATACCGTTGATCACCGAGCAGATAAAGGATAAGATTTCCAAAGAGGTCGGAAAGGCATTTGAAACTAACTTACCGGGATTTATGGAAAGGTTACAAACCGTAATACTCACAACCATTGAAGAACGAGTCAATGAGTTAAAGGAAGACCTTATTAATGAAAGAGGTACGGTCAAGGAAACGAGGGGATGCTCATACAACAAGTTCGTAGCCTATAAACCCCCGATCTACAATGGAGAAGTAGATCCAATTGCTTGCCAAAGATGG GGCCAACTGAGAGGCCAAGcaaaggattggtgggataatcACAAAAAGGAGCTGCGAGTTGAGGCTACTCGAGCCATGACCTGGGAAGGATTTAAGGAACCATTCCTCAAGCATCATATCCTAAGAGCTGTGATTAACAAAATAAAGGAGTTCATGCATTTAAGGCAAAAGGGGGGTTCAATCGATAAGATCATGTGTATATTCCTTGACAAGCTAAAATTCAGCGATGAATTAGTAAAAATTGAAGAGAAAAAGGTATATCACTACCATAACATGTTGAGTGCAGAATGTCGGGAGTTCATGAATCCCTCGAATTACAAAAATCTCACGGAGATTATCAATGCTGCACGAGAACGTGAAATCGAATTGAAGAAACAAGTTGAAAGGGGTGAATGGAGGGAGCTTGACACAAATCCAAGCCCTGTAAAGAAACCAAAGACAGCTGAGTCCTCAAAGAAGACAAATACAAAAGGAGGATCACCTAGGTGTAAG ATCaacttgaggtcggggtaccatcagttgagagcaAAAGAGGAAGACGTACCAAAGACGGCATTTCGTACGCAATACGGACAATACGAGTTCCTCGTAATGTCCTTCgggctaactaatgcacccgcagcgttcatggatctcatgaaccgggtctgCAAGCTAATGTTGGATAAATCAGTAATAgtgttcattgatgatattcttgTATACTCGAAGAATGAGGCCGAACAGGCTCAACATTTACAAGAAGTGTTAGAAACTCTTAGACGAGAAAAACTttacgctaaattctcaaagtgcgccTTTTGGCTTCGAGAGGTACAATTCCTCGGACATGTCATAAGCGCCGATGGAATACTTGTAGATCCGGCTAAAATTGAAGCAGTGTCAAAATGA